TACCGTTAATTTCAATAGCGGTTAGCAGTTGTGCTTCCGCCTCAGGTAACGCATTTATAAATGGGCTCATGCATTCAGATAATTGTTGAAGAATGCTTTGCTCTTGCTCTTCATTCCAGAGTGAATTTTCTTGGCTGTCTTGATGCTCTTTTTCTACTTGTTGACGACGATAAAAATCAATAATGGTGTTTCGTGCGATTTGAAATAACCATGATTTGATTTTGCTTTCATCGTTAAGTGTTGGCAGCTTGTGATGTGTTTTGATCAGAATGTCCTGCAATAAGTCATCCACATCATCAGGGTTAGCAATATTGTTATGTAAATAACCTTTTAGCTTGCTTTGGTATGCTGACCAGATCTGCTCAATATTCACTAAGGTTTCACTCTGTTACTGAAAAGTTTTTCTACAAATTATTTCTAAAACGTAGAGAAGTGCGACTAGCACACTTCTCTTGTTATTTATCTTATTTAAGCACAGCAATTGCTAGATTGGCAGCTACATTGTTGATCTTTACAGCTGGCCAAATAAGTATTCGTCAGATAAAAATCAGTAAATTTGTCAATGAAATCAGGTGCAACAGATTTTTCAGCTAATCCTGTTTTCAGCAGGGTACTTTGCCATGTTTGTAGTTTTGGCAAACAGCAGAGAAGATCATAGCCAGTATGATCTTTGATGATTGCTGCACGGTGAAGTAAAGGTAACCATGCAATATCGACTCTGCTGATAGTGTCTGATTTAAAAAATAGCGTTTTATCAGACAGCTGACTTTCGGCTTTAGTGAATGCTTTTCGCAAGCTCTCTTCACGCTGTATAAAAGTGTCTTTATCTTTACTGCCCATCGTGCCGCATTGTGGAAGATAACTTTTGGCAGCTAAGTAACTCCACGCGCGATCTAATGCCCGTTGCTCGTTAGTTAAGCCTTGCTCTAATGGGCCATATTCATCTTCAATAAACTCAATAATGGCATCAGACTCAAATAGCGCTGTATTGTTCTCAGTGATCAATACTGGCACTTGTCCGTTGGGTGAAATGTCTAAAAACCATTGTGGTTTGTTCTTAAGGCTAATGTATTCAATCTTATAAGGAATGTTTTTCGCTTCAAGTGTAGCAGTAACACGTTGAACGAAAGGGCAGATTGTAAAGCTTACGATTTTTAACATTAGATAGTCTCACTACGTTTGTTATGTTGATACTGAGTAAGACGAGCCAGATTTTAAAAAGACGAAATTATTTTGCACAAAGTAAAAAAAATGCGGTGTTAAAGGTTACT
The genomic region above belongs to Photobacterium leiognathi and contains:
- a CDS encoding glutathione S-transferase family protein, with product MLKIVSFTICPFVQRVTATLEAKNIPYKIEYISLKNKPQWFLDISPNGQVPVLITENNTALFESDAIIEFIEDEYGPLEQGLTNEQRALDRAWSYLAAKSYLPQCGTMGSKDKDTFIQREESLRKAFTKAESQLSDKTLFFKSDTISRVDIAWLPLLHRAAIIKDHTGYDLLCCLPKLQTWQSTLLKTGLAEKSVAPDFIDKFTDFYLTNTYLASCKDQQCSCQSSNCCA
- the sigZ gene encoding RNA polymerase sigma factor SigZ, with protein sequence MNIEQIWSAYQSKLKGYLHNNIANPDDVDDLLQDILIKTHHKLPTLNDESKIKSWLFQIARNTIIDFYRRQQVEKEHQDSQENSLWNEEQEQSILQQLSECMSPFINALPEAEAQLLTAIEINGMSQKDYAKQTGIKYSTLKSQVQKSRKSLHQLFNACCTFSVDSQGNLMDYQPKVHRPSCKCS